The Chaetodon auriga isolate fChaAug3 chromosome 20, fChaAug3.hap1, whole genome shotgun sequence genome contains the following window.
ccatactatactgtgcatataGCCAATCATTCATACCTTCTCATTGTAAATTTCCAAATAAGACATGCCAATGCTGTAGTCCCatccttcatcctcatccttaGCTTTGACTAGATTGAAGACCTCGCGAACAGCTCGGGGAATCACGCCTGGCTGATCTGAACTGCCCAACATGGTGTGGGTTTTACCTGTAAAAAAGGGTGGTGCAAGTTAATGGGGGGAAAAATGTAGGAAATGGAGCAAATTATATACCAAAAGAAGTGAACTTTAAGAGTAAACCATTATAGAAGGACAGAGAGATTGCTTGACAAAACAGATGAATTCAAATTACTGTGACTGGTGACTTCCGAATATCAAACAGTAATAGTCTAATCTAAAAACCTACTGTTTATATCACATTCATTCATACCATTGTGCCTTGATTACTGTCTTTAATATGTAACCAAGTATTCAAGGTACAAGTAAACAATATGTAACATACCAGCCCCTGTTGGTCCGTAGGCAAAGACACTGGCATTCTGTCCATTTAGTATGTGTGGTAGAATGGGCTTCACTGACGACAGGAAAACCTCTTGCTGAGTCGTTTGCTCACCATGAAAAGCATCAAAGCTGAAAAAGGATCACTTTTAGAATTTATTGCTGAATAATAATTAGAGACATTAACAATACAATCATTGTGAGATGAAAACCGTTAAGTCACGCTGAGGACACTGACTGGTATTTGACTGTTTCTGTAGCGTTCCTCCAGTTGACTATTTCCAGGTTTTGTGAGTCCAGGCCTCTGACACACAATCCCTCATCTTTCTCATCTTGAATGCCCATACAGGGTCGCAGACGAACCGCTACCCGAACCCTGGTCGTCTTCTTGTTTCCTCCATCTGTCAACGCCACACGCTGAGCCATGTTTAAAACAAACGCCTGGATAATAACATAAACCAAGTTAGCAAAGCATAACTTAACGTCAAGCTGGCTTTTACCTGTGGAAAGTGTCATTTAAATAATGCAGATCATTCACAGAGTCATTAGATTTCAAATGCCGATACCCCTCGCACAAAGCACTGCAATATTGGGGAAAGTTTTACTCAATTAACTAACGTTGTAGCTTTAATCGGCTAATAACAAGCTAGCTACGCTGCTAACGTTAGATAACTGCCTATACATTAGCTTACTTACGTTAACGTTAATTAACTTTACTTTTCGACCTAGCTTGACTAAAGTTAGTTACTCATTTGCCGACCGAGTTACTAATGTTCGGTTGGTGCTTACCGATACTATTTGCCGATTCCTTGAATAAAACCTGTATTATTCTCCAAGTTTCAGTTTTAGCAACATAGCGAACACTGTCTTTTAACAATGGCGGCCGAGTCCACGAAGCATCTAACCGAACACTTTTCAAATGAGGAGCGTTGTAACAGGAAACGGCCATCAACCAATCAGGCACACTGGCGCCTCTTTGACGTCTGCCGTCCTAATTTTCCAAGATGTAATCATGCACCGAATATAAAAGTCGACACTATGCTATGTAAGCATATGTGTACACCTTTTGAAATAAACCAATAACATGAACAGTGAAGGAAAATATGTTTACTCAAATTTCGCTCAGCATGCTTGCAGACCTGTTTGCGGTTGCGCTCTGCGCAGGAAGTCGTGAGAAAAGTAGATCTCTAGCGCACACATTAGCTGCTGTCCACCAATCGCGCCGTCGGTGGACTATCCATGTGATGTTTAATCAGTGGAAATGCGCAGTCCAGCGGAACCAAACACACCGTCACTCAGTTCTTCTAATCCAAAATGGCGCTATGTTTACGTCTCTACATGACCGTTTATTATCCCTAGCTAGCCTCACGGAGAGCTTTGGTGATGTTATTCACAAGTTTTAGCCACAACACCAGTGATCCACGATAAACCGGACGTTTGCTAATGACAATTGAAGGTATGTTACTTAAGTGTATTTTGCTGTGTAGAGTTAGCTGACGGTAAGGCCTggcgttagctagctaacttagTTCAGTCAAAGAAGGGCAGGTCACGTTTGATTTACAGAATGGTAAGCAGTCAACGAAGCCACAACATCAACAGTTATCGTTGTGCTACCTGTTATAGACTTGATGTTATTCTCAGCTAGCTCTTCCAAAGACACCTTTCTTACACACTTAGGGTTACTTGCAGTCGTGTGTCTTTTCCCACAATGCTTGTGTTTTGCAGCTCCGTGGGTTTAAAGTTGACCAGCAGCAGTAGGAAGGATGCAGGCTGAGGCCACAGACTCTTCGCTGAGCGAGGGCATAGAAGCTCTGGGTGTGAAGGATacagaaaaacctgcagcagtcgaagaggagggaggcaaCACAGAGCAACAAGACACGGAGATGACTGCGGCcacagaggaggacacagaAAGCAAGGATGGAAAGGGTAAGTCCACCgagacacagaaacagggaCAGAAAGCATCTGCAGATACACATTAACAAAGCTCACATAAGTAAGCAACAGGTTTTACCATTAAGGGAAAAGTACACATGGATTgattaatatttaatgtgaCAAAAACCAGCATGAGTAATGTAGGCAATAACACAAAGTAATTAACCGTAACTGGCAGTAAACTATAACTGCTTATGTTAAAATATGCAGGTTTGGAATAAGTGTGAAGTGTAAAGAGCAGAAAACGCAACAGGGTATAACCAATTATGTATATATAGATGTAGATATATAACATTCtacagtatgtaaatataaataagGTGTAAGTTAAGCGATATCAAtcatgcaaacactgaacatgttcAATTCATCACTATGTGTCAGTTTAAGAAGTTGTTCTCACTAAAAAAAATTTATTTGTAGAATGTATAAATAGTCGCCTACATATCATGAGTTACTGAGGTGTTATAGTTCTGTGTGATGCATAACGAAACCAGGTTGTACTGTTATTCCCAGCGTGGATTTTCCTTTCACTCAGCAGCTTTTGTTAAACTGCCTTTCTACACATTTTTTCTGCCttctcagacagagacacagatgcaGCGGAAGGAGAGGCATGCAAGGACGAACCTCAGGCAGACGCTGGGGTGGACGGCGAAGACGGAAAGCAGGCGGCAGCCGTGGACGGCGAATGGGAGCTTGCATACAGCGACGAGGAAATGGAGGACCCCAAAAACTGGATGCCCCCTCCTGCTGAGATCAAAAGACTCTACGAGCTCCTCGCTAAAGGGGAGATGCTGGAATTGGACTTTGTGCCCCTTCCTAGGAGGCCCCCTACACCTGAACGTACCCCCTCACCTGACAGAGACGATGAGGAAGAGGCGGcgaaggaaagggagagggaggagagagagcgcaaGTCAGTTTTACTCTTTTCATCATATCATATTTAGTTTGCGTACTAGTACTGTGTGGTaacttccttttttccccctagGCCTCCAACTCCTACTGAGTTTGACTTTGATGATGAGCAAATGCAAGCCACTCCGAAAAATGCCTTCATCAACAGACGCAGAACACCAGGTGTGACGGGCAGTAATAACTCATGATATTCTCAAAGCACAGTTCACGCGATGATTTGGTGGTTTTTTGGAAATCCGGTTAacattttttccttccctcccagGATCTTCAGCCCGCTCCTCTGTGAAAAGGGAAGCCCGGCTGGACAAAGTACTGTCAGACATGAAACGCCACCGAAAAATCGAGGAGCACATCATGCGCACGGGTCGAGATCTCTTCCGGACcgagaagaagctggaggaggctcTGTCTCCAAACAGCCAGAAGGAgcgggagaaggagagggaacgAGACAGCAACCCCAACACCATCTTCTCCCCGAGACAGAGGAGATACTGACGCAGTAAGAGATGAGGACTTGCCCAGAGGCAAACGAGGCCAAGAGCTTTCAGAGGCTTTCTCAAAACTTGAATTTTTTAATGTAACgagttttgtatgttttctatttgtgttttgtatatTGGCAATAAACATTTAAACCCTGGAGAATGTTAGCTGATCTGTAATCAGTATGCACTAAGGGTGGATGATTTGGAGAGAAAATCCTCTGTAACAGCATATGATTGTGTAGAAAATTACATGCTTGGGATGTATTTCTGGCTAAAGCAGTCAGTCAAATACCAGGCACGTTATGGTACACCGTCACATTTATGCAAAAGTTGTATCAAAAAAAGCAATATTGTATAGTTGTGCTCATTGAtgcacatttcccacaatgGCCTACCACCAGTGGTGGAATGCATTtaagtacatgtactcaagtACTGAACTTAAGTACCAATTGATTGTACATCGCAGAGGCCAATGTGGTAGTGTTTTACTCCACtaacatttgtctgacagcattaGTTTCTAGTTACTTCTCAGATTTTTGTCCGCCTTTCCAGTGAAATCCATGTAgcttctgataaactgaaggatgaaatgTTCCTTTTTGGCTTGAGAAAAGCtaaaataaactatttaaaacCCCTCTTGGAATAGCTTGAAAATCCATCGTCATAAAACCGgaaacattgtttttctgagctcatgaaaaattGACTCTTTAGAGACTTGTGGTTCTCAGAGGGCGGCGACACTACAAACATCTGATGATCTTCCTTAATATGAAGCACTGCTGTAGATAAAACCACCAAACTATGAAGAAGTTGAAATTAACTCCATtgaacatctacagcagtaaaacacattcAAGCAGCAGGAATATTAATAAAAAACATAGTAAAACACTGGCACGGactgtttctctgcagattGAGCACTTCCACTTTTGTACATGAACTAATTTAAGCAGGTAATACTTTGACATTACTCAGGTTTTGAATGCACGACATAGTTTCAGTGTGATAACAGTACTTTTACATGAGTAAAACACAtctaaatacttcttccacaCTAATGAGATACTAAAGAGATATCTATCATACCAGAGATTGTCTAAGACAAAACTACACTGAGACAATAGAAAGTCATCTAATGTCAGTGTGCTGACGTGCTGTTGGGATGGAATTCTATCCTTGCTGATTGTTTTCCTCACGATGTGTGATACTCCCTTTGGAAAAAAGCCCCTTATAAGCTTTTTCATACTGTAGTAAGTCATCCAGGCTGAGGTCAGTGCTTACAGTTTAACAGATGGTTAAGTGTTGAAATCATTCTAGAAATTCTTGGATTCTGGTGCCCTCTAATGGCTCACTTTTACCCCATGATGGAGCAGCCATGTCCAAATTCCCAAACTAGGTTAATAACTTGAGAAACAGCATTTGATAAATTCTTCGGCTCAActtggggagaaaaaaaaaaagactggaggcaggctCAGGACAGAGAAGTATATTTTAGCTAAGATTGAGTAACAATACAGCCTTCACATAAGGCTCAGAAGCATATAGTATATGTATGCATAAATATGcattcaaaaccacaaaccaaataaataaataaataaatacttacaaataaataacaagcaTTTTTGTGGAATATACAGTACACCAGTTGAAATGTTTTAGTATTGTCAAGAAGCAGTACCTTATGAACTCATGGAACAGGGGAATGGATATTCTGTGTTCAACATGCCCACAGTTGTCCAGATGTTTTGGCACACGCTGCCCTGTGTTACTGGTTTCTAAGCTTTGTTtcgttttttaattttttttaaagacctTTTTCCAGGACAGTGAAGCTGCTTTAACAgacataaaatgataaaactaGACGGTCTGTTCATCGGTTTATGGAACCTGTGGTTCAATGAATCGAAGCAAATCATACAATTTAAAAGCTTTTAGGAATTCGTGGGCTTGATGacggttaaaaaaaataatcattaagaTGAGTTGCCATGGACAAATGTGCTGCATGTCAATCACAAGGGAATGCTTCCCTCCAAGATGACTTTTCACGTTTGTTTCCCTTCAAACTGCAACATCAGCAGTCCCCTAACAAAGCTATAAATACTCACATCTCATGGATCCCTTAGTGAAATATTCCAGCCAATCAAATGGATATTCTGAGATTCACATCAGCaccaaactttaaaaaaaacaaaacaaaaaacaaacacatgaaaattcattttcaaagcGACTGCTACTGTGCATCACTTCCTTGAATGCAAAAAACACTTGTGTTGTGATACCAGTACATGGAATGAGGTCATATCTACACTGAAACGAGAAGCGCTGCCGTAACCTGCggggggagggggcggggggcGGTTGTGTACACTAAGctgtaaaacagtgaaatgtttggttttaatgccgaaatgttaaaaaaaaaaaaaaaaaaaaaaaaaaaagatgcagaaatgagacaaaaaccTAAAACGAAACACGGAAAATCAACATCGGCCTAATACTGACATGGAAATACGGACAATTTTACATCTGCTATGTACACccatcacatttttctgtctgaagcAGCCTCGTCTTTCTCCTCTGAGGATACGAATAAATAAAAACGGAAAGAAACTGCAAAGAATGGGGGAGATCGGGATAAGGCAGCAGAATACAGTCTTATGAGAGTCTCTCCCTTCTAAAGGTGAGCCAGTCTGCAGGTTGGTTACATTTTGTTAGAGTGACAGTGACTACATAGAGGATACAGATAATAAACACTAACAAGTCAAAATACTGCTTagctgggatttttttttcttttttgaaggTCTTCTTCATTACTAAACTGAATCCGGCCTTCCGTCTACAGCAAATGTACTAACATACAATATAATACATTCCTATTTTCCTGCTCTTCCTATACCGTGAGGCAGAGAGGACTGAATTTGATCTACATGAGGGAAATCGCCACCTATGCTTGCTATACATCCAGGCAAATTCCTCTCAGGTCAGTGCATGTTCCTA
Protein-coding sequences here:
- the pagr1 gene encoding PAXIP1-associated glutamate-rich protein 1 produces the protein MQAEATDSSLSEGIEALGVKDTEKPAAVEEEGGNTEQQDTEMTAATEEDTESKDGKDRDTDAAEGEACKDEPQADAGVDGEDGKQAAAVDGEWELAYSDEEMEDPKNWMPPPAEIKRLYELLAKGEMLELDFVPLPRRPPTPERTPSPDRDDEEEAAKEREREERERKPPTPTEFDFDDEQMQATPKNAFINRRRTPGSSARSSVKREARLDKVLSDMKRHRKIEEHIMRTGRDLFRTEKKLEEALSPNSQKEREKERERDSNPNTIFSPRQRRY